Within the Sebastes umbrosus isolate fSebUmb1 chromosome 5, fSebUmb1.pri, whole genome shotgun sequence genome, the region ATTAAGAACGTTGTTTCTTGTCCCTTTCTGCAGGATTACTTTCTGGTGCAACTGTCAGATGAcaagcagcagcatcagtaCCTGGAGCTGAGCTACGGTGGTGCAGCGCTGCAGGACAGCTGGGCTCTGAGTGACGTGGGCGTCACAAGTGGAAGTGCCATCCGATGCCTGATAAAGGTATTAAAGCATGAGAAGGGTTTAGAGATTTGGAGCTGTACAATCAGCTTAAAGTGGTGCACATTGAGGGAGGATGCCGAAGCTTTAGGTCTACACTTcagaagcttttttttaattaaaatgttttacataaACAGATGATTACAGTGAAGTGTTTGcattgaaatgtattttatttgcacaaaaaCTGGAAAAATTGGAAAAAACTGACTACAACTTTCAAATCAGATCAAATATGTTATGAAAGTGTAATGTCACCTCCAACTTTTCAACTTACAGACTCACTTCGTTTTTTGTGAGATTCTAACCCCAAAGAAAATTATTTACTTTCATTAATTTCCAGAGAGATCAGAGGTCACTTATACAACTTCTACTCCTGGAGCTGGTGTGTATTTAGTGTCTTGCTCAACAACACTTCAGAAGGGTTATGCTTTGTGTCACAGGAGCTTTATGCTTGACCTATATGTTGAGGGACCTGCAGTATACACTATCACTGACGATTCACTTCAAAAACCCATTATTCTTCATCTTTTCACTTTAGGGCTGCCAAAATTATTATCTTCCTGCATACAAATTCATTACCTGGGATTACTTCTCATCAAAGACGACCTTCTTATAGTGAGTGAATTTCATGTCAGACTGGCGCACTAATATGGAACAAGATGTTCCCATGTGAGCAGCAGCTTGGAGAGAAATGTGTTTATGGCTGCCtgaggtctttagtttgtgccCTTTTAGTATTGGGACACATTCCAGCCCCGTCACCAGGCAacatgtgtaaaatgtgtgtcCCCCCTTTGTCATCATTTAACATCCTCTCATAAAAATAGTTAAAGTGTTTTGGTCCAATTTTACTCTCTAGTCTTTTCTTGGTCTGGGTCACTTTGCGTTCACATCTTTGTGTATTTCAAAGATACATTTTTGCTCCCAGTCCTCAAATGCCTACCTATATACACATGTGTTCAGTCAAAACCCTTTGCATGCAAAAGAAATCATGTACAGAGATTTTTCAGATATGTACAAGCATTCCAGGCTCTGGGTTTCCTCCAAAATATGTAGAAAACATATCTCTGCAAACCTGAATGTGTGACAGGTGCGTCAGAGGGAAGTGAAAGCAATGAGAAAAAACCCCTGCACACTTTCCACTTCCTGATGAAATATTTATGTACACAATGTTTTGGTTTGTCTGACCTTCATCAGGTATATGAGCAGCAACATGACTCTTCCATACACACAAAAGAGCTGCCTCAATCAACCAATGAGAGGTCTCCAGAAATGGGTTTGACTGAAGATCACCTTGAACTTACTCAAATCATGGACATCATCGCtcagaaaataacattaaaaagattagagagataataataataataaaataataatacattttatttggtggcgcctttcaaGACACCTAAGGACACCTTACAGAGATAAAATCAtactcaaacagataaaaacaaccaGACATGACAGGGACACATTTAGGCAGACACAtgtgatggactgatggacactaCAATGAATAGGCCAGTTTGAACAGGTGAGTTTAGAGGTGGGATTTGAATGTTGTAACGGATACAAACTCAATATAATGATACTATCAAATCTTAGGTAAACTTCCTTGGAACTCTCTAGAAGGACAAAAAAGTAAACAATTGAATTCAGGAGAAAACATACGAATGAAcccttaaaatgtaataaaacacatttaaatggaagaaaaaaagatcaaaagACTCAATTTGTCAAAGAGCATTTTAAATATGATCTATCCCCATTTTAAATATTCACAGGTCAAAGATGTAcaattgcataaataaataacataattgCCCATTCATCAGTGAATGTATGCAGTCAACCACAGTGTTGCAGCAAACTCCTCTTTGCTCTTTGCTTGTGTAcaatttttccaatattttacattaaacaaaaatacagattaatattaaaaaatgaaatgaatgaatacagtgTGATGAATTAAAAAGTGACAATGTGAATTGCAGCtggctgattttttttataatcatcTTGTGACTACAGTCCTGTTATTCTTTTGTTGTATTAACCTTTAAGcctttataattattttttcagaGTGAACGCAGGCCTGTGATGCGTGTGTTCAATGCTGTGACAGGAGAGACATTACCAATCATGGGAAGCGAGGCTCTTCTGCATATGTCCATCGCTAGACTGAAAACTGTGGTGTCCATGCAGAGTGGCCTCCCAGTCAGCACCTTCAGATTGAGCACAGCTGCTGGTGTTCAGCTCTATGACTGCAACCAGCTGCAGGACTACGCCACTGAAGTGGGTATGACATACTTTCTGTCTATGTGGTTGATGTGTGTAACTTCATAGTGAGTGCTGTGTAGCtcattaactaaaaaaaaaaaagtgaatagtcgaataacatttttaattgattCAGTGAAAGGTTAgatttaatgtattttcttgGCTTCTAAATGACTAAATTACTTAAATTGTTTAATATATGCAGCCTCCAACCTGTGCTGAATGTTTGCTTGTTTGAACTGGATATTAGGTATAGAGAGAACCTCAAAGCCATGCACAaattcagtggtggaagaagtactctgatcttttacttaggtaaaagtaaTACTACTGTGCAGTGTAGAAAAACTCTGTTACAAGTAGTCctacattcaaaatcttacttaaggaaaagtacaaaagtattagcaccAAAATATagttaaagtattaaagtaaaaatacttgTTGGGCAGAATTGTCCCTTTCAGAGAGTTTTGATCATTATGatattattggaatattattaATGATGTTTTTACACATAAGCAGCATTTCATTGTGATCTTAAAGTAACTAAAACtctcagataaatgtagtagagtaaaaagtacaatcaTACCAATACCAACCTGCtgagatatagtggagtagaaagtagcataacattgaaatactaaagtaaagtaaaagcacCTTAAAATTTtacttatacagtatgtgagtaaatgtacttagttactttccaccacttcAAATATTTGAAGTTAAAATAGAATCAAAATTTAATGAAtctgatttattttgatttcatttgaacaaAGGCACTACTCTCCGTTTGGACACGTGGGATGGGTGGGTGGAGTTCCTCCAGGCTTGCCTCCTGGGTCACAGACTGACAGTCCAGAGCCACCTATCGGAGAAGAAGCCAGTAATGAGGTCAGAAATTCCCTACATGAATAACAGTGTGACAGAACTGCTATATCCATAAGGAGTCAGAGTGCAATCTTACAGACTAAAGTGAATCTTTCTTGTCCTGCTTCTCCAGGTTTCAGCTGCAGGTGGCGCTCTACATCGCCGCCTCTTTAGGCCACCTGGATCTGGCCGGCTGGCTGCTGGAGCGGGGGACGCATGCTGAGGAACCAGTCGGAGTACATCCGTACCGAGAGTGGTGCCACCAAACCGCCCACCGAGACACTGGAAAATGTCCCATCCACGTAGCTGCAGAGAGCAGCCAGCTCCTCATCCTCAAACTCTTCATCACCGAGAACCTTTTGACCTTGGCTCGTCGGGACCCTGGAAGTTGtgaccctttgaaaattgctATTCAGCATGGTCACAGGGATTGTGTGCGCTACTTAGCCAATAAGCTGTGCTCAGTAGTATCCCTGTCAAACATGTCCCTGCCCATGCGTATCTACCTGCAGATAAAACGCTGGGTGAGTTTGGGGCAGAGAAAGGCGGCCTCCAATCGATGCCACTCCAGTGCTGCCTTCAAAGCCAGGGTGGGGGATACGTTGCTGGTAGATGGCTTCAACCAGCCAAACATGTCTTCTAAATCCAGGAAAGCTGTGTCCAAACCAAGCAGAGGAATCAAGGCCAAACCTTTGCAGCCATTACCTCCCATCAAAAACTCACTTTCAGTATCGCACCTTTCCAGCCTGCAGCCTGTGAGCcctggtggctttaaagagctgctgaaaaagcaaaaacaatatGTAAAAAGTAGAGAGGATGGCCTATTGGATGAAATCTGTAAGGATGACAGCAGCTTGTGCAAGAGCAAGTTTATACTCCCGCCGATCACCAGTGAAAACATTCCCTGTGCAAAATCTTCTCTGGAGACCTTCTCTCACCCCTGTGGCCGAACACCAAGAGAAAATGCATTATACTGCTTTACTATAGCCAGGTCTCTAATCTTTgtactttatactgtatgtgcatcgGCAATGGTTTTACTTGCAGTCAAATTATTTACACCACACTTTTTGTCTGTAAATCTGTTTGTTACTAGTTGCTAATTTAGGTTTTGTACTGATGCATCCACTGACCAGTTGAAGATATATAACCAAAATGAAGTTAAAGGTGCCAAAGCAGAGGCTATTGATTGcctcatttttaaatttttttttactatatatagttatataccACAGTTACAGTTCATCGACTAATGATTGATAATGACTTATAGATGTGAATCAAATGCTATAAATGACAGCTTTAATATACTGTGTACAATGAATGTTTCTCTTGTACAGCACCTTCACAGAGAAGCCTTGGTTGAAGCAGATGAGCATAGCGCGGACCCTGATCAGGAAGCGTGTCCACACCGTGGTCTAGATACTCCAGATCTGTCACTCATCAGCCCAACTGCTCGTGGATCTCCCATCGCCATCGGCTGCCTGAATAACTGTGGACAACGAAGAATCCTTCAGAGTGACAACTGAGGAGTGTATCTCAGGCTTAGTCTCTTTATGTCTGTATGTGCTTAGCCAAATCTCTACCTTTAATTGCTTTTCACAGAAAGAGATAGACAGATGTTACAGGTATAGACAAATACagatttaaaacatgttttacttgTTTACAGGAAGTGAAAGGATTCATTCATGCAATTTTGTGTTTGACAAAAGTCCTAGTAAGGACTAGCTTAGAGCTCATACATACTGCATATCTACTGCCCTccctcacatactgtatgtgtgtaggtGCAAACACACTTCCAATACATGTTGAAGATGAGTTGGCCTTTGAGGTATTTAAGCAATTGTGAAACTGTGAAAGCAGTATCAgacaacaaattaaataatgGTGATTatcagaaaacaatgacattcCATAAATAAGGTATTGTAAAAATAATCTAACCTATATGAACACACTGATATCGTTGAAAATAGTAATACAGATATGACTTTTACATGCTGGTTTAGAGCATGGAATGAtaaatgatatactgtacagaGGATGGATTGTAGTATGTTATTGTTGgcataaataatatatattcttGTGTATCTTTGTTCATTAAAGTGACAATCAAACCTTGAGAGCAAATTGTTTCTTATTTGGATGTATTTATTGTTCAAGCAAGTTTTTTGGGGATGGGGGGAATAACAATGAGATATCAGTAAGGACAAAAAGGAAGTACTATTTGATGGTAGGGGGTGGAAGTTAAAAATTGGTTATGTTGATAGGTTGTAGATACACAGTTACTCCAGGAGAGGGAAGCAATGGgatttaaaataagataagagataagataagatattcctttattagtcccgcagtggggaaatttgcagtgtacagcagcaaaggggatagtgcaaaaaacaagatgcatcagctaacacagtaaaaaaagagctaaacaaagtgtaacaaactatgaaccatttaaatagaaggaagtataaaaaaggagcagtatatacagtattgacaataaacagactattaacaaaattgaacaagtggaaaatgatattgcacagtgagaatgaaatgaagttccacctgaaaatatcaggttattgtcagtttttggtgtgtaagtggtctactgggagcagtgcaggttgtggagtctgacagctgcagaaaggaaggacctgcgatagcacTCATTCACAGACTTTGGGTGgagcaaatataaatataagaaatcataagaaaatgtgcattttgcaaaatataagaaaatatgcattttttaaaataaatattgcatTTCTATTATTTGTGACGGGGCAATCACAACTTTTTGACTGAGTGTTTCATAATTAATTATAGGTAAGGAGTATCAACAAAAATGATGATTAgatttataataaattaaacaccACATGCACTCACATTTTGTCTTCCTCCTTTTTGTGTTTGCGTTCCTGTATTCACATTATTTCTGAAATACAATATACGTACCCCCAAAATACTGCAGTTGTTGCAATTGTTAATAAGAGTATATCAGACATTCTTTACAGTTTAGAAATTTACGAGCACACAAATGCAGCATTTGATTGTGTGAAATCGCGTTTCAAAATCTCGCGATACTGTGTGTCCAGCCGCTAGTAGTGCTGTTGCCCCACCACACCACACAGTGAACAACCAGGAGGGAGCAGCTAGACATGCTGAGCAGACAGTGCATGCTATAGGTTTACCTGAGTTTACAGAAGAGTTATGACGGGGAGCATGTTTAAAACCAATCCCGTCTTTTGTTAACTGAGAGGCAGTAATCAC harbors:
- the LOC119488506 gene encoding protein ANKUB1-like; the encoded protein is MRVFICFEGSCEPFDVPPDQTVGAMKQMVKDYFLVQLSDDKQQHQYLELSYGGAALQDSWALSDVGVTSGSAIRCLIKSERRPVMRVFNAVTGETLPIMGSEALLHMSIARLKTVVSMQSGLPVSTFRLSTAAGVQLYDCNQLQDYATEVGTTLRLDTWDGWVEFLQACLLGHRLTVQSHLSEKKPVMRFQLQVALYIAASLGHLDLAGWLLERGTHAEEPVGVHPYREWCHQTAHRDTGKCPIHVAAESSQLLILKLFITENLLTLARRDPGSCDPLKIAIQHGHRDCVRYLANKLCSVVSLSNMSLPMRIYLQIKRWVSLGQRKAASNRCHSSAAFKARVGDTLLVDGFNQPNMSSKSRKAVSKPSRGIKAKPLQPLPPIKNSLSVSHLSSLQPVSPGGFKELLKKQKQYVKSREDGLLDEICKDDSSLCKSKFILPPITSENIPCAKSSLETFSHPCGRTPRENALYCFTIASTFTEKPWLKQMSIARTLIRKRVHTVV